A genome region from Halichondria panicea chromosome 15, odHalPani1.1, whole genome shotgun sequence includes the following:
- the LOC135348541 gene encoding BBSome-interacting protein 1-like: MPAGKGHIKKQTFTQVLPKAGMLYTEESQSMVLCKPKIMPLKSVTLEKLEKMQKDAQEVMRLQDQEAATPEMSDEQ, encoded by the exons AAGGGCCATATAAAGAAGCAGACGTTCACGCAAGTGCTGCCCAAGGCAGGCATGCTCTACACTGAGGAGAGTCAGAGCATGGTGCTCTGTAAACCTAAGATCATGCCCCTCAAGTCAGTCACTCTGGAGAAACTAGAGAAAATGCAGAAAgat GCACAGGAAGTGATGAGGCTACAGGATCAGGAAGCAGCTACTCCAGAGATGAGTGATGAACAATGA